The nucleotide window GCCCCAAAGAATTTTTTATCATTGCCCTTTACAGAATCTATAGCTTTTTTAACAAGCATATCTTTTATCTTTGCAGGACTCATCTTGCCATATTTATCAATAATAAGTGCAGCTACAGCAGAAACTTTTGGTGTTGACATAGATGTGCCTATTGAATAGTAATAGTTTCCGTCTTCACTTGCACTTAGGCAAAACTCATTGTAATAAAGTTTATTAGCTAAATATTCATCAAATCTTCCCTCTTCTAAATATTGATCATATAATCTTGCATCTCCACCGACTGCTCCTATATCTATAAAACCTGGCCCATAGTTTGAATAATTAGCAAGAACATCTTCAGGACCTGTTGCAGAAACAGTAACAACTTCAGGATATATAGCCGGCACATTAAAACCAGCTCCTACAAATATGATTCCATCTCCTCCATACTCACTATTTAGAAAATCTGTAACCTCTCTCTTATTTGTACAGTTTATTGCATCATTACCTGCAGCAACCACAACTAGAGTACCTTTTTTAGTAGCATATTTTACTGCTCTCTTATAAGCAATAAAGTCAGCAACATCATTACCTAGATTTTCTCTCTTTCCCGTTTCAGGATCAATATAAAATACCTGACCTATAACATCAAATCCACCAAGACTCATAGACAATATATCCGCTCCATCATCTGCAGCAGCTATCATAGCATTAATAATCCATGCAGATTCGGCTGAGCTTGTTCCAAAGACACGGTACGCTCTTATACCTGTATTTGGAGCTACTCCTACCATATAACCATTTGCAGCAATTGAACCTGCTACATGACTCCCATGTCCATGCTTATCATCAAATGCATTAGGATTTCCTGTTTCTCCTGGCTCTGTACCTCTAAATCCACCTGAAGGTACAAAGTTTTT belongs to Proteiniborus ethanoligenes and includes:
- a CDS encoding S8 family peptidase yields the protein MKKLLCVVLTLALVIGAISSVGARANADEADYYYSVVFKSNEIPGDFNEEIANYGAKAIYSVPEVGFVQIQGKVDFLSKIKDMKGIQAANPSLQWTMPEGKRIDAREEMVGAAGNEINNSYTERYWWDRQWDIKRITENGNSYEFGTGSHDVAVAIIDTGIDRDHPDLVNNILPGSKNFVPSGGFRGTEPGETGNPNAFDDKHGHGSHVAGSIAANGYMVGVAPNTGIRAYRVFGTSSAESAWIINAMIAAADDGADILSMSLGGFDVIGQVFYIDPETGKRENLGNDVADFIAYKRAVKYATKKGTLVVVAAGNDAINCTNKREVTDFLNSEYGGDGIIFVGAGFNVPAIYPEVVTVSATGPEDVLANYSNYGPGFIDIGAVGGDARLYDQYLEEGRFDEYLANKLYYNEFCLSASEDGNYYYSIGTSMSTPKVSAVAALIIDKYGKMSPAKIKDMLVKKAIDSVKGNDKKFFGAGHLNAYKALQE